The stretch of DNA TTGAATGATTAAATCTGCTACTTCATCAAACCGCTGTTTTATAGCACGTAATTTATCTAATAGTCCTGTATCTGCCATTTTTTTTCTTTGGGTGGTAAAGATACGGCTTCACAAGCATTTCTGGAAATTTGGCTTTAACTTTCCACCGATTTTAGAATTTATCTGATTCTATAGAAATTTTATTAGAAACAGAATACATAGGCAAACCTCTTGGCTGTAGCCCGACATAAACTTTCTTGCTCTTTCCTAACAAATTCGACCTTACAGAAACCTGAATCGTTTTTTGATGCTTGATTTTCCCTTCCCACAACACCTCTCGAATATCTTCTAAATATACCACAGAATGATGCGGATCGCCAATAAACACCAAGTAAAGTAAAGGTAAATCTTGAAAGTTTTTACTGGAAAAAATAGCAGGTGATACAGATGACAACTCGATAACAACAATGTTTTCTGCAGGATAATTGACACTGCTCATAAGATGAAAAGCATAGTTTTCTTCGGGTTTGAAATTTTCTACTTTCGTAATAAAGTAGGGTTTGTCTCGCCATCCTATCACCGATTGATTGCTTTTTTGCCAACGAGAAACAAACACAAAATCCTTCCCATCAAAATCGTTCAATTGTTGCCAATCATCGAAACTCGACCGTCGGTTATCCAAGGTTCTATATACCCATGTAGACCTATTTGCATAAAATGCGAACAAGGATGCTTCTTGATATTTTTCGAATATAACAAGAGAATCTTTTACTTCGTTTCCAATGCGCAAGGCCGCGTCTCGATTGTCATACAACCAAGATAAAGAAGGAGAAAGTAATAAAATTCTTGCAACAATTAGCACAATAAGATTCGCAAATCCTAACCGAAAAAATAATTTATTGTCTAGATCTTCTGTTTGATACAACCATATGAGTTGTGCAACAAATCCTATCAAAAGCCATTGAAGTTGCGGTTTGTTTTTTAGGCTCATCACCAAAAAAAACACCATTGGCATTAAAGATAAATACAAAATAGACTGATCGAATCTATATCTTCTTTTTATATTTTTTATCGAGAAAAAAGTTTTCCAAAGAAAAGGAGAATACGCCAATGTCCCCAAAAACAAACCCCCAATAAGCAGATAAGCAATAGCATCGAAATGTATTTTGGTCTGATTTCGTTCGGCGAGATGATACCGAAAAGGAACAAAATCGTGTTCGATTAACCAAAATATATGAGGAATATAGAGTAGGAATGCGATGAAAATAGTAAGATAGAATTTTTTACTGTTCAGTAAGAACAGAAAATGTGGCAACAAGGTAAATGCAACCACTAAAAATCCGTGATATTTACTGTAAAACAAACCAGCGATAGCAAAAGATAGTCCTAAAAAAGTCAAGGATTTTTTTTGATCTAAAAATTGCTTCAGATAATAGAGGTACAATAAAGTAAAAAACAACAAGACTGTATCAGGTGTAGAGATGAATCCGAAGAGTTGTAAAAACGGTGTGGAAGCAAAAAGACATAAAACTTTCCAACGTTGCAAGGTTGATTTAGGTTGTAAGATTGCGTAAAAAAGGAAAAAATTGAAGGTAAAAAGAATTGTTGAAATAAATCTTAATCCTATTTCTTGCGTTGTTACAAAATTTCCTAACCTAATCATCCATGCAATCATCGGTGGATGATCATAATATCCAAAAGCGAGATGTTTAGACCATACCCAGTAATATGCTTCGTCATCGACTAAGGGTGTAAAGGTTGCCTGAAGAAAATTGAGCAGAAGAAGCAACACAAAACAAAGGACAAAAGCGTATTTTTTCATAAATAACTAATCATCTATCCAAAAATAACTGTATTTTTATGGTTTTGAAGCTAGAAAAGAATGATATTATTCAACATAACGAAAAATTCATGTTGCAAATTCCTTAAAACCCAACAATATTTATATTTTTGTAATCTGAAAAACTAAAAAGAATGAATCTTCACGAATATCAAGCAAAACAAATTTTAAGTAAGTATGGTGTTAAAGTACAACGAGGAATAGTTGCAACAACACCAGATGAAGCTGTTGAAGCTGCACAAGAGTTAACCAAAGAAACGGGCACATCTTGGCATGTTGTAAAAGCCCAAATCCACGCAGGTGGACGCGGTAAAGGTGGCGGAGTAAAACTTGCTAAAAGTTTAGAAGAAGTAAAAGAAAAGGCTACGGATATTATCGGTATGCAATTGATAACCCCACAAACTCCACCAGAAGGAAAGAAAGTAAATCAGGTATTAATCGCTGAAGATGTTTACTATCCTGGAGAATCTGAAATAGAAGAATTCTACGTTTCAGTATTATTAAACCGTGCAACTGGAAGAAATATGTTTATGTATTCAACCGAAGGGGGGATGGATATCGAGGCAGTTGCAGAAGCTACTCCAGAAAAAATCTTCACCGAAGAAATTGACCCTGCAGTTGGTTTAACAGGTTTCCAAGCTGCAAATATTGCCTTCAACTTGGGTGTAAAAGGAGCAGCTTACAAAGACATGATAAAGTTTATTCATGCACTTTACAATGCTTATATTGGGATTGACGCTTCATTGTTCGAGATCAACCCAGTACTGAAAACATCAGACGACCAAATTATGGCGGTTGATGCAAAAGTTGTTTTGGATGGTAACGCATTATTCCGTCATAAAGACTTAGCAGAATTACGTGACACTCGAGAAGAAGATCCTACCGAAGTAGAAGCTGATGCAGCGGGATTAAACTTTGTGAAGTTAGACGGAAACGTTGGTTGTATGGTAAATGGTGCTGGTTTAGCGATGGCAACAATGGATATCATTAAGCTTTCTGGAGGAAACCCAGCCAACTTCCTAGACGTAGGAGGAACTGCAGACGCAGAACGTGTAGAAAAAGCATTCCGTATTATCCTGAAAGATTCCAACGTAAAAGGAATCTTGGTAAATATCTTTGGAGGAATCGTTCGTTGTGACCGAGTTGCTCAAGGAATTTTGGATGCATACAAAAACTTAGGTGACTCGATTAATGTACCTATCATTGTACGATTACAAGGTACCAATGCCGATATTGCAAGACAAATGATTAGCGAATCTGGTTTACAAGTACATGCAGTAGACACTTTACAAGATGCTGCCGACAAAGTAGCTGAAATACTGTAAACATACTGTAATAATTTTAAGAAATATTTAAGAGCTTTTGAATATTCAAAAGCTCTTTTCTTTTTGTACCTTTCACTTTACCCTAATACTCCTTTATGGATAAACAAACAATAACTATTGGTCTAACGGGCGGTATCGGATCTGGAAAATCAACAGCTGCAAAATTCTTCGAAAAAGCTGGTATACCAATTTATTACGCCGATCAACGAGCCAAAGACTTGATGAACAATAATCCCCAGCTTATCAAGAAGATAAAAAATATTTTCGGTGAAAAAGCTTACCAAGACGGAAATTTGAATCGGGTTTGGATAGCTGAAAAAAGTTTTAGCAATCCTGAAACTTTACAACAACTCAATCAGGCGGCGCACCCTATTGTCTACAAAGATTACAAACAATGGATTAGCCAGCAAGCATCGCCATTGGTAATGAAAGAAGCTGCCATCTTGGTAGAAAGCGGATCGTACAAAAACTGTGACGAAGTAATTGTAGTAGTTGCAGATGAAAAGCGAAGAATAGAACGCGTAAGCAAGCGTGATCGCACTACACAAGAAGCGATACAGCAGAGAATGAACAATCAGTTGAGCGACGAAGAAAGAAAAAAATTTGCTACTTTTATTATAGAAAACAATGAAGGTATTGAGCAATTAGAAAAACAAGTTTCTAAGATAATTGTAGCACTACGAACCAAATATCATTTGACCTAACCCTATGAAGAAAGGATTTTATAAAGTTTTGATTATTGTCATGAGCGTCGCGCTTATCGGACTGATGGTCATCCAATTCTATTGGTTGAAATTAACTTTTGACTCGAGCAAAGAAAACTTCAACACCAGTGTTTATCAGGCGATGAACAATACAGTAGAAAAGATAAACAAAGGAGAACTCGAGATGTATTACAAACAATTCGAACATGTCCAGAAAGATTTCCAAAACAACCAAAACAAACCTGAAGTTTTTTCTACTCAAGCGATTAAGGATTCGGTTGGCGTTACGTATGTTCTATTTACACGGTATATTCTCGACCGTGCTATGTTGCCAATTTCTGGACAATACAATGATAGTATTACCAAAGCCGATGTTTATAAACAAGAAAGTTTGATCAAAATTCCGAAAGATACTTCGGCAATAGGTGTTTCTCCATTGAATATGAATTTCGAAGAAGCTTTTAAGAATTCTACCTACTCTATCGAACGTTTGGCTCGTATAGACGCTGGAACGAAACCTATCGAAATGAGAGTTTCACTAGAGGTTATCGATTCAATCTTCAAAAAAGAACTGAAACATCGTGGCGTGCATGCCAACCCAGAATTAGGAATTACAAAAGTAGATTCGGGTGACACGAAGATCAAAACTCATAATTTTCGTCTGGCAGATACTAATTATTCGATTCCTTTGTTTTATGACAAAGATGAACATCCCGTTTATTATTTTAACGCTTATTTTCCACAACAAGTATTTGCTATTTTAGGCCCTATTGTTCCGATTTTGGCCTTGACATTTATCTTGACCTTGATTATAATTTCTGTTTTCTCCTTGGCTATTTATTATATGCAAATGCAACGAAATATATCCGAGATAAAAACAGATTTCATCAATAACATGACCCACGAATTCAAAACTCCTATTGCAACCATCAATATTGCTTCGGACGCTTTGAAGAATGAAAAAGTTACCCAAAACCCCGAAAAAGTAAGATATTATGCAGACCTCATCAAACAAGAAAACAAACGAATGAACTCTCATGTAGAAATGGTTCTTCGAATGTCTAAACTCGAAAGAAACCAAATGGAGATGAATCTGCAAAGTGTAGACATGGATAGTATTATAGAAAATGCATTAGAACCTATTCGATTTATTGTATCTGAACGAAGTGGTACAATTTTTGAAAGTTATGAAGCAGATCAAACTATCGTCAATGGTGATTCTTTCCATTTAGAGAATATTGTGATTAATATTTTAGACAATGCACGAAAATACTCTACTGGGAAACCCGAGATATCCATCAGAACTTATAACGATGATCGGTACTTTATCCTCGAAGTGAAAGATAAAGGAATTGGGATGTCACCTTCAGTTTTACGGAAGATATTTGATCAATTTTATAGAGAAGAAACAGGAAATATACACAATGTAAAAGGACATGGACTAGGTCTTGCCTACGTGAAAAAAATTGTAGAACTGCACCACGGAGCAGTTTGGGCAGAAAGCAAATTAGGCGAAGGAAGCAAATTCTATGTAAAAATACCTTTAAAAAAATAACTATGAGCGAAAAACAAAGACTGCTTTTAGTGGAAGATGATCCAAGTTTTGGTAGTGTACTAAAAGATTATTTATTAATTAATGATTTTGATGTTACCCATGCAATTGATGGAGAAGATGGTCTTAATAAGTTTAAAGAAGGCGAATACGACTTATGCATACTGGATGTGATGATGCCAAAAAAAGACGGTTTCACGCTGGGGAAAGAAATAAAACAACTAAAACCAGAGCAACCCATCATTTTTCTTACCGCAAAAAATATGCGAGATGATGTATTGAATGGTTATAAAATTGGTGCTGATGACTATGTACTCAAACCATTCGATTCGGAAGTTTTATTGTATAAAATAAAAGCGGTTTTACAACGTAATTTTGGTGAAGAAGAAAAATTCGAACAAGAAGAGTTTACGATTGGGAAATTTCATTTCAATGCTAAACTTAGACAACTAGTTTACGAAGGAAAATCACAGAAATTATCACCAAAAGAAAACGAATTGCTTCGTTTGTTAGCAATTTATAAGAACGATTTAATGCCGCGTGAAATTGCCCTAACCCGTATTTGGCACGATGATAATTACTTTACCTCTCGTAGTATGGACGTTTACATTGCAAAATTACGCAAATACCTAAAAAAAGACCCTAATGTAGAAATTGTCAATATTCATGGTGAAGGATTTCGTTTGCTCATACAAGAAATATAAAATGATGTATCAAAACAAAAAGCACAAGATATACCTCTAAATCTTGTGCTTTTTTTCTATTGAATTAATCTAATTTTTAGGCAGACAATATTTTTTTCACTTGTTCAGAAATTGTTTTGCCATCTGCTTTACCCGCTAACTGTTTTGATGCTACTCCCATCACCTTACCCATATCTTTTGGAGAGGTCGCACCTACTTCTGCCACAATAACTTCTAAGGCACTCACCAACTCTTCCTCAGACAATTGGGCTGGTAAGAAGGCCTGGATAACTTCTGCTTGCTTCAATTCTTTCTCTTCTAATTCTGGACGATTATTGACTCTGAATTGTTCCGCTGCTTCTTTTCGTTGTTTCACTAACTTTTGCAACAATGTAATTTCGTCCTGCTCGGTTAATTCTCCTAGATTTTCACCCGAAGTTTTTGCCAATAACAATTCAGATTTTATTGCTCTTAGGGCTTCTAAAGCAACTGTATTTTTTTCTTTCATAGCAGCTTTCATTTGCTCCATGATGTTGGTCTCTAAACTCATTTGTACTTTATTTTGTTATCCAAATTTACGAAATTTCTATCTTATAATTTTTGTCCTTGTTCGATTTTCGTTCGTTGTATAAGCTGGTTTTGCTCGGATATTTTTCCTGCCCCTCTACTGTTACGAAACAAAAAAGCTCCACCTTTTCAGTACGGAGCTCCTTTTGAATTAATAAGAATATAATATAGCGATTAATCTACATTATCGTGTAAAAAATTATTAGGTTTGATTTTAGAATCAGGACCAATCATGAAGTCTGAAGGCTTATTTTCTTCTCTTTCAGAAAGATTCAATCCTTGACGCTTATACGCTGGAATCGACTCAAACTCGTCTACTTGTGCGTTATTCAAAGTGTTTTTAAATTTGAAATTAAATTGCTTCAAACGATTTCTTCGTTCTTCTATGGTCGAATTCAGTGCTTCAGAAATAGGCTTTTGGAAATCTACAATTGGTGTTTCGATTATCTCCTCTTTCATGGTTTCCACATCTTGTGCAGCCATTGAGGTTTTTTTATCCTGATTGAGACTAAAAATTACCGTTTCTTGCTTTTCTACGATAGGTTTACTCGGATTTTGGACAAAAGAATTTTTCGGCTGATCAGGATTCGAACTTCCTATGTTTTGATAAGATGATCCGGTTTGATTTTGAGTAGAATTCTCATTATTGATTTCTGATTTTAGACGCGGTTCATATTCATCAAAATGTTTTGTTTCTTCTGATTTGTACGTAGACTCTTCATCCAAAACATACTTGGTTATGCCTTCATCATCACTTTCTTTATCCTTAATTGGTTCTTGAAATGTATCTTGGTCGTGTTGGATAAACTCGTCTTTTTCTTCTGATCTTGTACCGAAATTCAACTCGAAATTAATCGGATTTACTTTAGGGGTAAGCGGTTGATCTATCGCCAATGTTTTGGTTATAGGTTGATCTTCTTCTAGAGCATGAATAATTTTCTCTTCTTCTTTTCCTGTATATACTTGGTCATCTTTTGGGAAGCCAGTCGCCACAATTGTAATCGAAATTTCTTCACCCAAACTTGGATCTTCGCCGATACCCATGATAATATTCGCACTATGTCCAGCTTCATTTTGGATATAATCATTGATGATTCCAATTTCATCCATCGTCAATTCATTATCACCAGATAGCAATAACAATAGAACATTTTTAGCACCTGTGATTCGGTTATTATTCAGTAATGGCGAGTCTAATGCAGCCTGGATTGCTTCTTTTGCTTTGTTTTCACCTTTTGCTTTAGCAGATCCCATAATTGCGGTTCCACTATCGGCTAAAACTGTTTTGGCATCGCGTAAATCTATGTTTATCGAGTAGTTATGCGTAATAACTTCTGCAATACCTTTGGCGGCTGTTGTAAGCACTTCATCGGCTTTTGCAAATCCACTTTTGTACCCTAAATTACCGTATAACTCTCGAAGTTTATCGTTATTGATAACAATCAATGAGTCTACATTACCGCGTAGTTTTTCGATTCCTAACTCGGCTTGTTCCAACCTCATTTTACCTTCGAAATAAAATGGAGCTGTTACAATCCCTACCGTTAAGATTCCTAATTCTTTTGCAATACCTGCAATTACAGGAGCAGCACCTGTTCCAGTTCCGCCACCCATACCGGCAGTGATAAAAGCCATTTTGGTGTTGCTATCGAGGACTGTTTTTATCTGGTCCATACTTTCTAAGGCGGCTTGTTCGCCTACTTCTGGGTTTGCACCAGCTCCCAAACCTTCTGTTATAGCTTCACCTAGCTGTATTCTGATCGGAATTGAGCTATTTTCTAGTGCTTGTGCATCGGTATTACATACCACAAAGTCTACTCCTGTAATCCCTTGTTCAAACATGTAATTCACGGCGTTACTTCCGCCTCCACCAACGCCTATGACTTTTATGGCTGATGATCGGTGTTTTGGTAAGTCGAATTTGACTAGTCCTTCTGTAATATCGCTCATACTAATTCTTTTTATTAATTCTTATTTATTCAGTTAATTTTTATTCTGTTTCGTTGATCATTTGGATGAATTTGTCTGTCCACTTGGAAAAGATGTTTGATTTTTTAGGCTTTTCACTGCTTTTTACTTTAGCACCTAATTTTACTCCCATCAATTCGTCTTCTTTTTCTTCTTCTTTATTCTGATGTTTTTCTTTGTTTTCGGTTTCTG from Weeksella virosa DSM 16922 encodes:
- a CDS encoding ArnT family glycosyltransferase, which encodes MKKYAFVLCFVLLLLLNFLQATFTPLVDDEAYYWVWSKHLAFGYYDHPPMIAWMIRLGNFVTTQEIGLRFISTILFTFNFFLFYAILQPKSTLQRWKVLCLFASTPFLQLFGFISTPDTVLLFFTLLYLYYLKQFLDQKKSLTFLGLSFAIAGLFYSKYHGFLVVAFTLLPHFLFLLNSKKFYLTIFIAFLLYIPHIFWLIEHDFVPFRYHLAERNQTKIHFDAIAYLLIGGLFLGTLAYSPFLWKTFFSIKNIKRRYRFDQSILYLSLMPMVFFLVMSLKNKPQLQWLLIGFVAQLIWLYQTEDLDNKLFFRLGFANLIVLIVARILLLSPSLSWLYDNRDAALRIGNEVKDSLVIFEKYQEASLFAFYANRSTWVYRTLDNRRSSFDDWQQLNDFDGKDFVFVSRWQKSNQSVIGWRDKPYFITKVENFKPEENYAFHLMSSVNYPAENIVVIELSSVSPAIFSSKNFQDLPLLYLVFIGDPHHSVVYLEDIREVLWEGKIKHQKTIQVSVRSNLLGKSKKVYVGLQPRGLPMYSVSNKISIESDKF
- the sucC gene encoding ADP-forming succinate--CoA ligase subunit beta; amino-acid sequence: MNLHEYQAKQILSKYGVKVQRGIVATTPDEAVEAAQELTKETGTSWHVVKAQIHAGGRGKGGGVKLAKSLEEVKEKATDIIGMQLITPQTPPEGKKVNQVLIAEDVYYPGESEIEEFYVSVLLNRATGRNMFMYSTEGGMDIEAVAEATPEKIFTEEIDPAVGLTGFQAANIAFNLGVKGAAYKDMIKFIHALYNAYIGIDASLFEINPVLKTSDDQIMAVDAKVVLDGNALFRHKDLAELRDTREEDPTEVEADAAGLNFVKLDGNVGCMVNGAGLAMATMDIIKLSGGNPANFLDVGGTADAERVEKAFRIILKDSNVKGILVNIFGGIVRCDRVAQGILDAYKNLGDSINVPIIVRLQGTNADIARQMISESGLQVHAVDTLQDAADKVAEIL
- the coaE gene encoding dephospho-CoA kinase (Dephospho-CoA kinase (CoaE) performs the final step in coenzyme A biosynthesis.); its protein translation is MDKQTITIGLTGGIGSGKSTAAKFFEKAGIPIYYADQRAKDLMNNNPQLIKKIKNIFGEKAYQDGNLNRVWIAEKSFSNPETLQQLNQAAHPIVYKDYKQWISQQASPLVMKEAAILVESGSYKNCDEVIVVVADEKRRIERVSKRDRTTQEAIQQRMNNQLSDEERKKFATFIIENNEGIEQLEKQVSKIIVALRTKYHLT
- a CDS encoding sensor histidine kinase translates to MKKGFYKVLIIVMSVALIGLMVIQFYWLKLTFDSSKENFNTSVYQAMNNTVEKINKGELEMYYKQFEHVQKDFQNNQNKPEVFSTQAIKDSVGVTYVLFTRYILDRAMLPISGQYNDSITKADVYKQESLIKIPKDTSAIGVSPLNMNFEEAFKNSTYSIERLARIDAGTKPIEMRVSLEVIDSIFKKELKHRGVHANPELGITKVDSGDTKIKTHNFRLADTNYSIPLFYDKDEHPVYYFNAYFPQQVFAILGPIVPILALTFILTLIIISVFSLAIYYMQMQRNISEIKTDFINNMTHEFKTPIATINIASDALKNEKVTQNPEKVRYYADLIKQENKRMNSHVEMVLRMSKLERNQMEMNLQSVDMDSIIENALEPIRFIVSERSGTIFESYEADQTIVNGDSFHLENIVINILDNARKYSTGKPEISIRTYNDDRYFILEVKDKGIGMSPSVLRKIFDQFYREETGNIHNVKGHGLGLAYVKKIVELHHGAVWAESKLGEGSKFYVKIPLKK
- a CDS encoding response regulator transcription factor — its product is MSEKQRLLLVEDDPSFGSVLKDYLLINDFDVTHAIDGEDGLNKFKEGEYDLCILDVMMPKKDGFTLGKEIKQLKPEQPIIFLTAKNMRDDVLNGYKIGADDYVLKPFDSEVLLYKIKAVLQRNFGEEEKFEQEEFTIGKFHFNAKLRQLVYEGKSQKLSPKENELLRLLAIYKNDLMPREIALTRIWHDDNYFTSRSMDVYIAKLRKYLKKDPNVEIVNIHGEGFRLLIQEI
- a CDS encoding GatB/YqeY domain-containing protein, producing MSLETNIMEQMKAAMKEKNTVALEALRAIKSELLLAKTSGENLGELTEQDEITLLQKLVKQRKEAAEQFRVNNRPELEEKELKQAEVIQAFLPAQLSEEELVSALEVIVAEVGATSPKDMGKVMGVASKQLAGKADGKTISEQVKKILSA
- the ftsZ gene encoding cell division protein FtsZ; amino-acid sequence: MSDITEGLVKFDLPKHRSSAIKVIGVGGGGSNAVNYMFEQGITGVDFVVCNTDAQALENSSIPIRIQLGEAITEGLGAGANPEVGEQAALESMDQIKTVLDSNTKMAFITAGMGGGTGTGAAPVIAGIAKELGILTVGIVTAPFYFEGKMRLEQAELGIEKLRGNVDSLIVINNDKLRELYGNLGYKSGFAKADEVLTTAAKGIAEVITHNYSINIDLRDAKTVLADSGTAIMGSAKAKGENKAKEAIQAALDSPLLNNNRITGAKNVLLLLLSGDNELTMDEIGIINDYIQNEAGHSANIIMGIGEDPSLGEEISITIVATGFPKDDQVYTGKEEEKIIHALEEDQPITKTLAIDQPLTPKVNPINFELNFGTRSEEKDEFIQHDQDTFQEPIKDKESDDEGITKYVLDEESTYKSEETKHFDEYEPRLKSEINNENSTQNQTGSSYQNIGSSNPDQPKNSFVQNPSKPIVEKQETVIFSLNQDKKTSMAAQDVETMKEEIIETPIVDFQKPISEALNSTIEERRNRLKQFNFKFKNTLNNAQVDEFESIPAYKRQGLNLSEREENKPSDFMIGPDSKIKPNNFLHDNVD